The following proteins are co-located in the Phragmites australis chromosome 10, lpPhrAust1.1, whole genome shotgun sequence genome:
- the LOC133883534 gene encoding uncharacterized protein LOC133883534 isoform X3, whose product MEEKCPKIKAKEHLEAGAAVAVFGFIVLLGWICLPKEAKHPSKVHFTVSLLLAIATFLSGSALVMLSMTMLGLREHLVSGSQRVASKCLLVTCAALSVLTLLSLLAQLPGRVYWYVGLAVVTPFLLLAAGVHWYLRRHGDNGDEAAANEEEHKEELDAVSKVTSCVTTSAFGGLVGVLFSVSKIFGAAADAATGAAYAAIFFMFTTAISGVFVMTVLKKVPKITNHRFQRLFIGAMSLANAFLLCSLACAAFAAAFVVLRYRILWHSCH is encoded by the exons ATGGAAGAGAAATGCCCCAAAATCAAGGCCAAGGAGCACCTCGAAGCCGGCGCCGCGGTCGCCGTCTTCGGCTTCATCGTGCTGTTGGGGTGGATCTGTCTCCCAAAGGAGGCGAAGCACCCGAGCAAAGTGCACTTCACCGTCTCGCTATTGCTGGCGATCGCCACCTTCCTTAGCGGCAGTGCCCTCGTGATGCTCAGCATGACCATGCTCGGCCTCCGCGAGCACCTCGTCTCCGGCAGCCAGCGCGTCGCCTCCAAGTGCCTGCTCGTCACCTGCGCCGCGCTGTCAGTGTTGACTCTGCTCAGTCTTCTTGCACAACTGCCGGGCAGGGTCTACTGGTACGTTGGCCTTGCTGTGGTAACGCCGTTCCTGTTGCTGGCGGCCGGGGTGCATTGGTATCTGAGGCGCCACGGGGACAATGGCGACGAGGCGGCGGCAAACGAGGAGGAGCACAAGGAGGAGCTGGACGCCGTGTCGAAGGTCACCTCCTGCGTGACGACCTCGGCGTTTGGGGGCCTTGTCGGTGTCCTATTCAGCGTGTCCAAGATATTCGGTGCAGCGGCAGACGCCGCCACTGGGGCCGCGTATGCTGCCATATTTTTCATGTTCACCACCGCCATCTCCGGCGTCTTTGTGATGACGGTGTTGAAGAAGGTGCCGAAGATCACCAACCACCGATTCCAACGGCTTTTCATCGGAGCGATGAGCCTCGCCAACGCCTTCCTGCTGTGCTCGCTCGCCTGCGCAGCTTTTGCGGCAGCCTTCGTGGT ATTGCGGTACCGCATTTTGTGGCATTCGTGCCACTAG
- the LOC133883534 gene encoding uncharacterized protein LOC133883534 isoform X1, producing the protein MTETDRHLRPAPPPLAPPATTLSQAEEGSATATASEMEEKCPKIKAKEHLEAGAAVAVFGFIVLLGWICLPKEAKHPSKVHFTVSLLLAIATFLSGSALVMLSMTMLGLREHLVSGSQRVASKCLLVTCAALSVLTLLSLLAQLPGRVYWYVGLAVVTPFLLLAAGVHWYLRRHGDNGDEAAANEEEHKEELDAVSKVTSCVTTSAFGGLVGVLFSVSKIFGAAADAATGAAYAAIFFMFTTAISGVFVMTVLKKVPKITNHRFQRLFIGAMSLANAFLLCSLACAAFAAAFVVLRYRILWHSCH; encoded by the exons GCCGAGGAAGGGTCTGCAACTGCAACAGCCAGCGAGATGGAAGAGAAATGCCCCAAAATCAAGGCCAAGGAGCACCTCGAAGCCGGCGCCGCGGTCGCCGTCTTCGGCTTCATCGTGCTGTTGGGGTGGATCTGTCTCCCAAAGGAGGCGAAGCACCCGAGCAAAGTGCACTTCACCGTCTCGCTATTGCTGGCGATCGCCACCTTCCTTAGCGGCAGTGCCCTCGTGATGCTCAGCATGACCATGCTCGGCCTCCGCGAGCACCTCGTCTCCGGCAGCCAGCGCGTCGCCTCCAAGTGCCTGCTCGTCACCTGCGCCGCGCTGTCAGTGTTGACTCTGCTCAGTCTTCTTGCACAACTGCCGGGCAGGGTCTACTGGTACGTTGGCCTTGCTGTGGTAACGCCGTTCCTGTTGCTGGCGGCCGGGGTGCATTGGTATCTGAGGCGCCACGGGGACAATGGCGACGAGGCGGCGGCAAACGAGGAGGAGCACAAGGAGGAGCTGGACGCCGTGTCGAAGGTCACCTCCTGCGTGACGACCTCGGCGTTTGGGGGCCTTGTCGGTGTCCTATTCAGCGTGTCCAAGATATTCGGTGCAGCGGCAGACGCCGCCACTGGGGCCGCGTATGCTGCCATATTTTTCATGTTCACCACCGCCATCTCCGGCGTCTTTGTGATGACGGTGTTGAAGAAGGTGCCGAAGATCACCAACCACCGATTCCAACGGCTTTTCATCGGAGCGATGAGCCTCGCCAACGCCTTCCTGCTGTGCTCGCTCGCCTGCGCAGCTTTTGCGGCAGCCTTCGTGGT ATTGCGGTACCGCATTTTGTGGCATTCGTGCCACTAG
- the LOC133883534 gene encoding uncharacterized protein LOC133883534 isoform X2 yields MTETDRHLRPAPPPLAPPATTLSQAEEGSATATASEMEEKCPKIKAKEHLEAGAAVAVFGFIVLLGWICLPKEAKHPSKVHFTVSLLLAIATFLSGSALVMLSMTMLGLREHLVSGSQRVASKCLLVTCAALSVLTLLSLLAQLPGRVYWYVGLAVVTPFLLLAAGVHWYLRRHGDNGDEAAANEEEHKEELDAVSKVTSCVTTSAFGGLVGVLFSVSKIFGAAADAATGAAYAAIFFMFTTAISGVFVMTVLKKVPKITNHRFQRLFIGAMSLANAFLLCSLACAAFAAAFVVLRVE; encoded by the coding sequence GCCGAGGAAGGGTCTGCAACTGCAACAGCCAGCGAGATGGAAGAGAAATGCCCCAAAATCAAGGCCAAGGAGCACCTCGAAGCCGGCGCCGCGGTCGCCGTCTTCGGCTTCATCGTGCTGTTGGGGTGGATCTGTCTCCCAAAGGAGGCGAAGCACCCGAGCAAAGTGCACTTCACCGTCTCGCTATTGCTGGCGATCGCCACCTTCCTTAGCGGCAGTGCCCTCGTGATGCTCAGCATGACCATGCTCGGCCTCCGCGAGCACCTCGTCTCCGGCAGCCAGCGCGTCGCCTCCAAGTGCCTGCTCGTCACCTGCGCCGCGCTGTCAGTGTTGACTCTGCTCAGTCTTCTTGCACAACTGCCGGGCAGGGTCTACTGGTACGTTGGCCTTGCTGTGGTAACGCCGTTCCTGTTGCTGGCGGCCGGGGTGCATTGGTATCTGAGGCGCCACGGGGACAATGGCGACGAGGCGGCGGCAAACGAGGAGGAGCACAAGGAGGAGCTGGACGCCGTGTCGAAGGTCACCTCCTGCGTGACGACCTCGGCGTTTGGGGGCCTTGTCGGTGTCCTATTCAGCGTGTCCAAGATATTCGGTGCAGCGGCAGACGCCGCCACTGGGGCCGCGTATGCTGCCATATTTTTCATGTTCACCACCGCCATCTCCGGCGTCTTTGTGATGACGGTGTTGAAGAAGGTGCCGAAGATCACCAACCACCGATTCCAACGGCTTTTCATCGGAGCGATGAGCCTCGCCAACGCCTTCCTGCTGTGCTCGCTCGCCTGCGCAGCTTTTGCGGCAGCCTTCGTGGTCTTGCGTGTTGAATAA